The following coding sequences are from one Rutidosis leptorrhynchoides isolate AG116_Rl617_1_P2 chromosome 11, CSIRO_AGI_Rlap_v1, whole genome shotgun sequence window:
- the LOC139875911 gene encoding secreted RxLR effector protein 161-like gives MEDDVDADLADKEQYQRIVGKLIYLAHTRPNIAYAVGVVSQFKHKPQAHHMDAAMRIIRYLKKTPSHGVVFKKNGHLKTQIYTDVSWAGEKGYRRSTSGFFTIVGGNLVTWRSKKQKVVSLSSAESEFRGIAKGVVEALWIKKLLTEIGFPPKETIQILCDNEAAIAISKNPVQHDRTQHVEIDRHFIREKLY, from the coding sequence ATGGAAGATGATGTTGATGCTGATCTTGCCGATAAAGAACAATACCAAAGAATAGTGGGAAAGCTCATTTATCTTGCGCATACTCGACCGAACATAGCATATGCAGTGGGAGTAGTGAGCCAATTTAAGCACAAACCACAAGCTCATCATATGGATGCTGCAATGAGGATTATTAGATACTTAAAGAAGACACCGAGTCATGGGGTTGTATTCAAGAAAAATGGGCATCTTAAAACACAGATATATACTGATGTAAGTTGGGCTGGCGAAAAAGGATATCGAAGATCCACGTCCGGATTCTTCACAATTGTTGGAGGAAACTTAGTCACAtggagaagtaagaaacaaaaggtgGTATCACTTTCGAGTGCCGAATCCGAGTTTAGAGGAATAGCAAAGGGAGTGGTCGAAGCATTATGGATAAAGAAACTGTTAACGGAAATTGGATTCCCGCCAAAAGAGACTATTCAAATACTTTGTGACAATGAAGCCGCAATTGCCATCTCGAAGAATCCCGTTCAACATGATCGAACCCAGCATGTGGAAATTGATCGACACTTCATCCGAGAAAAgctatattga